One Eubacteriales bacterium mix99 genomic window carries:
- a CDS encoding helix-turn-helix domain-containing protein: MKRRNFFMVDNDVFRYKLPPIAFYVYCYLLRCNSRERGCYPSKRTIAEACGIAVSSASKALKLLEARGLIRVQHNFNGGRQINNTYVFQAASCLADSPSGHGGPSPV, encoded by the coding sequence ATGAAGCGTAGAAATTTCTTTATGGTGGACAACGATGTGTTCCGGTACAAGCTGCCGCCCATCGCTTTTTATGTCTATTGCTACCTGCTCCGCTGTAACAGCCGGGAACGGGGGTGCTATCCCAGCAAGCGTACCATTGCGGAAGCCTGCGGCATCGCGGTCAGTTCGGCGAGCAAAGCGTTGAAGTTGCTCGAAGCTCGCGGACTAATCAGAGTACAGCATAATTTTAATGGCGGCAGGCAGATCAACAATACTTATGTGTTCCAGGCAGCCAGTTGCCTGGCGGACAGTCCCTCGGGTCATGGTGGACCATCCCCTGTCTGA
- a CDS encoding recombinase family protein — MQATVNAGVYCRLSVDDPDTDESESIQTQKAMLTDYCHQHGFHIVDYFIDDGVSGTSFDRPDFRRMLDAIESGTINTVICKDLSRFGRNYYESGMYLDNYFIRKNIRFIAPGNSVDSANGAYNLSVPILNMMNDFYARDISTKTRDAKKARAKQGMYLAAKAPYGYVKDPADRHHLIVDEDAAAIVQRIFDMAAHGAGYNKIARTLHVEGIPNPLTYFNQKNPDYYHSDYWKQGTQWHVTSIQSILNNPVYLGCVAHNRVGSKVMNGKTEKKAREDWIVVEHTHEPLVSAEQWEIVHKQMESRRRAQKDGEPQMFAGLLHCSDCGSALSFSAVHRKTKPDGGQYKCWYYMRHGKEYCSSHYITLDQLSTVVLDDIRRQARYAYFYHGQYLKTLKEAKAEQSVKQLQSRKKEAEKCKKRLAALDGILKKLLEQNAAGAITNERFAALSADYEQEHKALEETVADYEKAAQSAREGEEQAEQFVKLIQEYTNLTALDARILNKLIDKIVVHQREKDAEGNITQLVEIYYKFVGMTVLNFKEQ; from the coding sequence ATGCAGGCAACAGTCAACGCCGGCGTTTATTGCCGGCTTTCCGTAGATGACCCCGATACAGACGAAAGCGAAAGCATCCAAACCCAGAAAGCAATGCTGACGGACTACTGCCATCAGCACGGATTTCATATCGTGGATTACTTTATTGACGACGGAGTGAGCGGAACTTCATTCGACCGCCCGGATTTCCGGCGAATGCTGGATGCCATCGAATCCGGAACCATCAATACCGTGATCTGCAAGGATCTGAGCCGTTTCGGCCGAAACTATTATGAGTCCGGAATGTACCTGGATAATTACTTTATCCGTAAAAACATCCGGTTCATCGCGCCTGGCAACTCGGTGGACAGCGCCAACGGAGCTTACAATCTGAGCGTTCCAATTTTGAACATGATGAACGACTTCTACGCCCGTGATATTTCCACCAAAACCAGGGACGCGAAAAAAGCCCGCGCCAAACAGGGGATGTACCTTGCCGCCAAAGCTCCTTACGGGTACGTCAAAGATCCCGCCGACCGGCATCACCTGATTGTAGACGAGGATGCGGCGGCGATCGTCCAGCGCATTTTTGACATGGCGGCCCACGGGGCGGGCTATAACAAGATTGCCCGAACGCTCCACGTCGAGGGCATCCCTAATCCGCTGACCTACTTCAACCAGAAAAACCCGGACTATTATCACAGCGACTACTGGAAACAGGGTACGCAGTGGCATGTGACGTCCATCCAGTCCATCCTGAACAATCCCGTCTATCTGGGCTGCGTCGCCCACAACCGGGTGGGCAGCAAGGTCATGAACGGGAAAACGGAGAAAAAAGCCAGGGAGGATTGGATTGTGGTGGAACATACGCATGAGCCGCTGGTCAGCGCGGAGCAATGGGAAATTGTTCATAAACAGATGGAATCCAGACGCAGAGCGCAAAAGGATGGAGAGCCGCAGATGTTCGCGGGACTCCTCCACTGCTCAGACTGTGGCAGCGCCCTTTCCTTCTCGGCCGTTCATCGCAAGACAAAGCCGGACGGCGGACAGTACAAATGCTGGTATTACATGCGCCACGGCAAGGAATACTGTTCCAGCCACTACATCACCCTGGATCAGCTCAGTACCGTTGTTCTGGACGATATCCGCAGGCAGGCCCGGTATGCGTATTTTTACCATGGGCAGTATCTGAAAACGCTCAAGGAGGCCAAAGCCGAGCAGAGCGTCAAGCAGCTTCAGAGCCGGAAAAAAGAGGCTGAGAAATGTAAAAAGCGCCTTGCGGCGCTGGACGGCATCCTCAAGAAGCTGCTGGAACAGAACGCGGCGGGAGCCATCACAAACGAGCGCTTCGCCGCCCTGTCAGCCGATTACGAGCAGGAACACAAAGCACTGGAGGAAACGGTCGCGGACTATGAAAAAGCCGCACAGAGCGCCCGTGAAGGCGAGGAACAGGCGGAGCAGTTCGTGAAACTGATTCAAGAATACACAAATCTGACTGCACTGGACGCCCGGATTCTTAATAAGCTGATCGACAAAATCGTCGTTCATCAGCGGGAGAAGGACGCAGAGGGCAATATCACCCAACTGGTGGAAATTTATTATAAATTTGTAGGAATGACCGTACTTAATTTTAAGGAACAATAA
- the ytvI gene encoding sporulation integral membrane protein YtvI → MDIGQKKTFIINAFFIAIIVILGYLTIKYLLAWLMPFVIAFLIATILQKPVSWISRKIRVKKSIVAVFVTLLTVLVFMMLIWILAYNGINSIVDFFKSLPVWFQEKAPSVVRALEDQLKGLLEGLPSEWEGQINTGLNNVLHTIESSLTSFSGKAVRWVAGMATKLPGILMSTIISIVALFFISVGYDTIKNSFKHHIPLKYRKLVSNVWNTSGRTLAKMLQGYVLILLITFVELSVGFSLLWVDYPILIAAVTALLDILPVLGTGTILIPWALISILLGEIPKGIGLLVLYAIITVVRNIIEPRIIGARIGLHPLVTLVAMYLGLHLFGVVGMLLLPLIVILMKGIRSSGVLEVWK, encoded by the coding sequence TTGGATATCGGGCAAAAAAAGACATTTATCATTAATGCGTTTTTTATCGCTATTATTGTTATACTGGGTTATTTGACCATCAAGTATTTATTGGCCTGGCTGATGCCATTTGTTATTGCGTTTCTTATAGCGACGATTCTGCAAAAGCCTGTCAGCTGGATCAGCAGGAAGATACGGGTGAAGAAAAGTATTGTGGCGGTTTTCGTCACTCTGCTGACTGTGCTGGTCTTTATGATGCTGATCTGGATTTTGGCCTATAACGGGATCAACAGCATTGTTGATTTTTTCAAAAGCCTTCCTGTATGGTTTCAGGAGAAAGCACCTTCTGTAGTCCGGGCACTGGAAGACCAGCTTAAGGGGTTGTTGGAAGGATTGCCTTCCGAATGGGAAGGACAGATCAATACGGGATTGAATAACGTACTTCATACCATAGAGAGCAGCCTGACCAGTTTTTCCGGGAAAGCGGTGCGATGGGTCGCCGGCATGGCCACCAAGCTGCCCGGGATCCTGATGAGTACGATCATCAGCATTGTGGCATTGTTTTTTATCAGTGTGGGATATGACACTATCAAAAACTCTTTCAAGCATCATATTCCGCTTAAATACCGGAAGCTGGTGTCCAATGTATGGAATACCAGCGGGCGGACATTGGCCAAAATGCTGCAGGGATATGTTCTGATCCTGCTGATTACGTTTGTGGAGCTTTCCGTTGGATTCTCCCTGCTGTGGGTGGACTATCCCATTCTCATTGCCGCTGTCACTGCGTTGTTGGATATTTTGCCGGTGCTTGGTACTGGGACGATCCTGATTCCATGGGCCCTGATTTCCATTTTGCTGGGAGAGATTCCGAAAGGAATCGGTCTGCTGGTTCTATATGCCATCATTACCGTGGTACGCAATATCATAGAGCCCCGGATCATTGGAGCACGGATCGGCCTTCATCCTCTGGTAACCCTGGTCGCCATGTACCTGGGACTGCATTTGTTTGGAGTAGTGGGTATGCTGCTGCTTCCCCTGATTGTGATCCTGATGAAAGGCATCCGTTCCTCCGGGGTGTTGGAAGTATGGAAATAA
- a CDS encoding diacylglycerol kinase family lipid kinase, giving the protein MTTNDNTPSLKSRNIMLILNPVAGRGQAIRQLPDLTHAFEREGCQVTSFMTNGKGDATRIVAEYANRFDRIVCLGGDGTLNEVATGVIHANCKVPVGYIPTGSTNDFARSHKLSHNVSLAVREILEATGRPMDVGKMNDRYFVYVAAFGAFTRASYSTPQEMKNILGYAAYVLSGIRDVSNIKPLHIQLTSGKEVHEGDYCFGAVCNTLSMAGFMSLPTDSVAMDDGIFEVLLCRMPENVLEWPPLLHALANQDYSYKGIEFFHSGEFVIETEKPMEWSLDGEYACEGPAIQVKSLHRVLVLAADDPSSQQDSAIK; this is encoded by the coding sequence ATGACAACAAACGATAATACGCCTTCTTTGAAGTCCCGGAACATTATGTTGATCCTTAATCCGGTTGCCGGCCGCGGACAAGCTATCCGGCAGCTGCCGGATCTGACCCACGCCTTTGAAAGGGAAGGCTGCCAGGTTACTTCCTTTATGACTAACGGAAAAGGAGATGCCACACGGATTGTGGCGGAATATGCCAACAGATTTGACCGGATCGTTTGCCTGGGCGGAGACGGGACCCTCAATGAAGTAGCTACAGGCGTGATACATGCAAACTGCAAAGTCCCTGTCGGGTACATCCCCACTGGAAGCACCAACGATTTTGCACGAAGTCACAAACTTTCCCATAATGTATCCCTGGCCGTGAGGGAAATTCTGGAAGCAACCGGACGCCCAATGGATGTGGGAAAAATGAATGATCGGTATTTCGTTTATGTGGCAGCTTTTGGCGCCTTTACCCGGGCCTCTTATTCCACCCCCCAGGAGATGAAAAACATACTTGGATATGCAGCGTATGTCCTCAGCGGCATTCGAGATGTATCCAACATCAAGCCCCTGCATATCCAGCTTACATCGGGCAAGGAGGTTCATGAAGGGGATTATTGCTTCGGCGCGGTTTGCAATACCCTGTCCATGGCTGGCTTTATGTCCCTGCCAACCGATTCCGTTGCCATGGACGACGGGATCTTTGAAGTGCTGCTGTGCCGTATGCCGGAGAATGTCCTGGAATGGCCCCCTCTGCTGCACGCATTGGCCAATCAGGATTATTCCTATAAGGGAATTGAATTTTTCCACTCCGGGGAATTTGTCATTGAAACAGAAAAGCCCATGGAATGGTCCCTGGACGGCGAATATGCCTGCGAGGGCCCAGCCATTCAGGTAAAAAGCCTTCACCGTGTTCTGGTATTGGCTGCAGACGATCCTTCTTCCCAACAGGATTCCGCCATAAAATAA
- a CDS encoding ABC transporter ATP-binding protein/permease encodes MLELKNIKKDYPAGDDAVHALKGISSKFRENEFVCILGPSGCGKTTMLNIIGGLDQYTEGDLIINGKSTRDFTDREWDSYRNESIGFVFQNYNLIPHQTVLQNVELALTLSGVSREERRDRATKVLNDVGLGDQLNKRPNELSGGQMQRVAIARALVNNPDIILADEPTGALDTTTSVQVMDVLKDISEDRLVIMVTHNASLADRYASRIIRMLDGQITDDNVPFTDDEYHFAQAKDQKKNEKTAKKRKKKTSMSLGTSFSLSLKNLMTKKGRTILTSFAGSIGIIGIALILALSQGFTAYIDYVQENTLSSYPLTIESSVADLGSLMDTVIKAKDKKPNHKLDAVYPNPITYDLVNSLSDMETRENDLKSFRSWLEKEKSDAAGTSGLHDAVSGIKYTYDMDFLTYTKESDGTILRSDPTELLNNLVEENMNIDMSSMTENRDNIPMAQMGAMPGNRLNMWEEMLPGENGKLTSGLLESQYDLVYGSWPKHYNEIVLVLDKNNELDDLTLYALGLESTENMTKIMKAAMNGEKVKSESKKWTYREICDMDFRVVLNADRYGYDDATGLYKDLSDTDTGMNYLYDNGIDLKVCGIIRPDKDALASMLTGSIGYTDKLTKYVIEHSNATDAVKTQLSDKAKDIFTGLPFKAEDTELTSGEKDARFREYAGSLPIAEKAKLYTNIMSTPTDEYLQSQMEKYMQGKTREDLEKTMTDAYSQQAGMNQEKAQDYIHSLDDETLNKYFREAMEKQISGQYAKGAEQKLAAMTPEQLAAALDAALPSYTPAQTAAYYDKFLPAEFSDSTLDDNLKNLGYVNLDTPSSINLYASTFEAKDTIADAIKAYNKSVDEMKQITYTDIVGLMMSSINTIINTISYVLIAFVAISLIVSSIMIGVITLISVQERTKEIGILRAIGASKRNVSSLFNAETMIIGFSSGVLGILVTYALCIPINMILHKVTGIMELNAFLPWQAALILIAISVVLTLFSGLIPSRSAAKKDPVVALRTE; translated from the coding sequence ATGTTGGAACTCAAGAACATCAAAAAAGATTACCCGGCCGGAGACGACGCAGTACATGCGCTGAAAGGAATCTCGTCAAAATTCCGCGAAAATGAATTTGTTTGTATTCTCGGACCATCCGGCTGCGGAAAAACAACCATGCTGAATATTATTGGTGGCCTCGATCAATATACCGAGGGCGATCTGATCATCAACGGAAAATCCACCCGGGACTTTACCGACCGGGAGTGGGACTCCTATCGAAATGAATCCATCGGTTTTGTATTCCAGAACTATAATCTGATCCCGCATCAAACGGTCCTGCAGAATGTGGAACTGGCACTGACGCTGTCCGGGGTGTCCAGGGAAGAGCGAAGGGACCGCGCCACAAAGGTTCTCAATGATGTCGGCCTGGGCGATCAATTGAACAAAAGGCCCAATGAGCTGTCCGGAGGACAGATGCAGCGTGTGGCCATTGCCCGCGCCCTGGTCAACAACCCGGATATTATCCTTGCAGATGAGCCCACCGGCGCTCTCGATACCACCACCAGTGTCCAGGTGATGGATGTATTGAAGGATATATCGGAGGACCGGCTGGTTATCATGGTTACGCACAATGCAAGCCTTGCTGACCGGTATGCCTCTCGTATCATCCGGATGCTGGACGGTCAGATCACCGACGACAATGTCCCGTTTACGGATGACGAATATCATTTTGCACAGGCAAAAGACCAAAAAAAGAACGAAAAAACAGCAAAGAAGAGAAAAAAGAAAACTTCCATGTCCCTGGGGACTTCTTTTTCCCTATCCCTGAAAAATCTGATGACAAAAAAGGGCCGGACGATCCTGACTTCATTTGCCGGCAGTATCGGCATTATCGGCATCGCATTGATCCTGGCCTTATCCCAGGGATTTACTGCTTACATTGATTATGTACAGGAGAACACTCTATCCTCCTATCCGCTGACCATTGAATCCTCTGTGGCGGATTTGGGATCCCTGATGGATACGGTCATCAAGGCAAAAGACAAAAAGCCCAATCATAAACTGGATGCGGTCTATCCAAATCCCATCACATATGATCTGGTCAATTCCCTCAGCGACATGGAGACAAGGGAAAATGACCTGAAGTCCTTTCGATCCTGGCTGGAAAAGGAAAAAAGCGATGCAGCAGGTACATCCGGCCTTCATGATGCGGTCAGCGGAATCAAGTACACATACGATATGGATTTCCTGACGTATACGAAAGAATCGGACGGCACCATTCTCCGTTCCGATCCGACCGAGCTGCTGAATAATCTGGTGGAAGAAAACATGAACATCGATATGTCTTCCATGACAGAGAACAGGGATAACATTCCCATGGCTCAGATGGGTGCCATGCCCGGCAACAGACTGAACATGTGGGAGGAAATGCTTCCCGGTGAAAACGGCAAACTGACCAGCGGTCTTTTGGAAAGCCAGTATGATCTGGTCTACGGTTCCTGGCCGAAGCACTATAACGAAATTGTGCTTGTCCTGGACAAGAATAACGAATTGGACGACCTGACACTGTATGCCCTTGGCCTGGAATCCACCGAAAACATGACGAAGATTATGAAAGCTGCCATGAACGGAGAAAAAGTGAAATCCGAGAGCAAAAAATGGACATACAGGGAAATCTGCGATATGGATTTCAGGGTGGTACTGAACGCCGACCGGTATGGTTATGATGATGCAACCGGCCTGTACAAGGACCTTTCGGACACCGATACCGGTATGAACTATCTGTATGACAACGGTATCGATCTGAAAGTCTGCGGTATTATCCGTCCGGATAAGGATGCTCTGGCTTCCATGCTGACAGGGTCCATTGGTTATACGGATAAGCTGACGAAATATGTCATTGAGCACTCCAATGCCACGGACGCCGTAAAAACCCAGCTGTCAGACAAAGCAAAAGATATATTCACCGGTCTTCCTTTCAAGGCCGAGGATACGGAGCTCACAAGCGGGGAGAAGGATGCCAGGTTCCGGGAATACGCCGGATCTTTGCCCATAGCGGAAAAAGCAAAGCTCTATACCAATATCATGAGTACCCCGACGGATGAATATCTGCAGTCGCAGATGGAGAAATACATGCAGGGCAAAACACGGGAAGACCTGGAAAAGACCATGACGGATGCGTATTCTCAACAAGCAGGCATGAACCAGGAAAAAGCACAGGATTACATCCACTCCCTGGACGATGAAACGCTGAACAAATATTTCAGGGAAGCTATGGAAAAACAGATTTCCGGGCAATATGCCAAAGGGGCGGAGCAGAAGCTGGCAGCCATGACACCGGAGCAGCTTGCCGCCGCTCTGGATGCTGCACTGCCTTCCTATACACCGGCTCAGACCGCTGCCTATTATGATAAGTTTCTGCCTGCAGAATTCTCGGATTCCACACTGGACGATAATCTGAAGAATCTCGGATACGTGAACCTGGACACCCCGTCCTCCATCAACCTGTATGCCTCCACCTTTGAAGCGAAGGATACCATCGCGGACGCAATCAAGGCATACAATAAATCCGTGGATGAGATGAAGCAGATCACTTATACGGATATTGTCGGCTTGATGATGTCTTCCATAAACACCATCATCAATACCATTTCGTATGTCCTGATTGCTTTCGTTGCCATTTCCCTGATTGTTTCCTCTATCATGATCGGCGTCATTACACTGATTTCCGTTCAGGAACGGACCAAGGAAATCGGCATCCTCCGTGCCATTGGCGCATCGAAGCGGAACGTGTCCAGCCTGTTCAATGCGGAAACCATGATCATCGGATTTTCCTCAGGAGTTCTGGGAATCCTGGTGACCTATGCGCTTTGTATCCCCATCAATATGATTTTGCACAAGGTAACCGGCATCATGGAGCTCAATGCATTCCTGCCATGGCAGGCGGCTCTGATTCTCATCGCCATCAGTGTGGTGCTGACGCTGTTCTCCGGCCTGATCCCCTCCCGTAGCGCTGCGAAGAAGGATCCGGTGGTTGCACTGCGCACCGAATAA
- a CDS encoding VTT domain-containing protein, with product MDTLDKIKYRNHRKAVRIVSVVAVIAFFVVSTILLWKPITSTFSDPRQFRSWVDRHGVLGRLVFVGMVILQVLFALIPGEPLEVGAGYAFGILEGTLLCLVGMALGSIMIFLFTRRFGLKMAETIVGKERIDSMWFMKSSNHLNLLVFFLFFIPGTPKDVITYFVGLTPIKLTTFLGLSSVARIPSIVTSTITGNALGVKNYRIALIVYAITGAISLIGVCVCKKLSGNRQKEVQEETAEMVQDRKSES from the coding sequence TTGGATACGTTGGACAAAATAAAATACAGAAATCACAGAAAGGCTGTCCGAATAGTTTCGGTTGTAGCGGTGATTGCTTTTTTTGTGGTATCTACCATACTACTGTGGAAGCCGATTACCAGCACCTTTTCCGATCCAAGGCAGTTTCGCAGCTGGGTCGACCGGCATGGTGTGCTGGGAAGACTGGTCTTTGTCGGCATGGTGATTTTGCAGGTGCTGTTTGCCCTGATTCCGGGGGAACCGCTGGAAGTTGGCGCAGGTTATGCTTTCGGTATTCTGGAAGGCACGTTGTTGTGCCTGGTGGGCATGGCACTGGGTTCGATCATGATCTTTCTGTTTACGAGGCGATTCGGATTGAAAATGGCAGAAACCATCGTCGGGAAAGAAAGAATAGATTCCATGTGGTTTATGAAGTCCAGCAATCACCTGAATCTTCTGGTTTTTTTCCTGTTTTTTATTCCGGGCACGCCAAAAGATGTGATTACATACTTTGTTGGATTGACTCCCATCAAGCTGACAACCTTTCTTGGTCTCTCCTCTGTTGCCCGGATTCCTTCCATTGTTACCTCCACCATTACAGGCAATGCATTGGGAGTAAAAAACTACAGGATAGCATTGATTGTTTATGCGATTACCGGAGCCATCAGTCTGATCGGAGTCTGCGTCTGCAAAAAGCTTTCCGGGAATCGACAAAAGGAAGTACAGGAGGAGACGGCTGAGATGGTTCAGGACAGGAAGTCGGAATCATAA
- a CDS encoding glucose 1-dehydrogenase: protein MFDLTGQVAVVTGASSGLGADAARAYAAQGAQVALLARRKEKLESVVAEIEAAGGTAIAVPCDVSNEENVKNAVKTVLDHFGKIDILLNDAGIAVGGSVEDLPAEQWDRVMSINAKGPYLMSKYVIPGMKERKYGKVVNVASVNAILGDKPAPLVRHSYNASKGSVMGLTIGMAASLMQYGITVNAVCPGLFESEMTENTLFKAKDFMKMYNSLCPASRPGRKGELSGTILFLSSEASSYVTGQAIVVDGGFSIT, encoded by the coding sequence ATGTTTGATCTGACGGGGCAGGTAGCCGTCGTTACCGGGGCATCCAGCGGACTGGGGGCCGATGCAGCCAGGGCCTATGCGGCTCAGGGCGCACAGGTGGCTCTTTTGGCCAGGAGAAAGGAAAAGCTGGAATCCGTCGTGGCAGAAATTGAGGCAGCCGGCGGCACGGCGATTGCCGTGCCATGTGATGTTTCCAACGAGGAAAATGTTAAAAATGCAGTGAAAACGGTACTGGATCATTTCGGCAAGATCGATATTCTGCTGAACGATGCCGGAATTGCCGTGGGCGGATCGGTGGAAGACCTTCCGGCCGAGCAGTGGGATCGTGTGATGAGCATCAACGCAAAGGGTCCCTATCTGATGAGTAAATATGTGATACCCGGCATGAAGGAAAGAAAATATGGCAAAGTCGTCAATGTCGCCTCTGTGAATGCAATCCTGGGGGACAAGCCGGCTCCACTGGTCCGACATTCCTATAATGCATCAAAGGGCTCCGTGATGGGACTGACGATTGGCATGGCAGCATCCCTGATGCAGTACGGCATTACGGTAAACGCAGTGTGCCCGGGACTGTTTGAATCGGAGATGACAGAGAATACCCTGTTCAAAGCGAAAGACTTTATGAAAATGTATAATTCCCTTTGCCCTGCTTCCAGGCCGGGACGAAAAGGGGAACTGTCCGGGACGATTCTGTTCCTGTCTTCAGAGGCATCCAGCTATGTTACCGGGCAGGCCATTGTCGTGGACGGAGGCTTTTCGATTACATGA
- a CDS encoding MarR family transcriptional regulator, producing the protein MDSTRRQITKIAREVSKFTVRMLKTDGVGTAEYDFIHAVRKNPGITQAALRELLTLDKGAAARRAASLETKGYLIRKPNPEDGRSQLLYATEKADSLKSSKASVEALYYEWLEEALTPEDNEEFCRILNMLYARSKAESKAGFPNLTRRFLEGTGKNEPSAD; encoded by the coding sequence ATGGACAGTACAAGGCGGCAAATAACAAAAATTGCGCGCGAGGTAAGTAAATTTACCGTGCGAATGCTGAAAACAGACGGCGTCGGCACGGCGGAATATGATTTTATCCATGCGGTGCGGAAAAACCCCGGCATCACTCAGGCGGCGCTGCGGGAGCTTCTCACACTGGACAAGGGTGCGGCCGCGCGCCGCGCGGCGAGCCTGGAGACGAAGGGATATCTCATCCGCAAGCCCAACCCGGAGGATGGGCGCAGTCAGCTTCTATACGCGACGGAAAAGGCGGACAGCCTGAAAAGCTCCAAAGCCTCCGTGGAGGCGCTGTATTACGAATGGCTGGAAGAAGCTCTCACCCCGGAGGACAACGAGGAATTCTGCCGTATTCTGAATATGCTCTACGCCCGTTCCAAGGCCGAGAGCAAGGCGGGCTTTCCAAACCTGACCCGGCGGTTTTTGGAGGGGACGGGCAAAAATGAGCCATCAGCGGATTGA